One genomic window of Choristoneura fumiferana chromosome 14, NRCan_CFum_1, whole genome shotgun sequence includes the following:
- the LOC141434927 gene encoding uncharacterized protein encodes MLLFFVLGCVLLQQASSLTLTDDEFMRLPELFKLEKYYECLRQPGDTYCFVNARLYGNDSNDIYHTLVEYSAENFIHFDRTLIHWGICLRQSCSSFLRSNRTESLEACINSTLERYQLRARVTSSLCTDYQPETILDNGDYAFAAVLIILLLLNFLGSAYDFYLSKYSKEQGTLRHPF; translated from the exons atgttattattttttgtgttggggTGTGTTCTGCTGCAACAGGCTTCGAGTTTAACCTTAACAG ATGATGAGTTTATGCGGCTGCCAGAGTTGTTCAAGCTGGAAAAGTATTACGAGTGTCTGCGCCAACCTGGAGATACATACTGCTTCGTCAACGCCAGACTCTACGGGAACGACTCGAACGATATTTACCATACACTTGTG GAATACTCAGCAGAGAATTTTATACATTTCGACCGCACCCTCATCCACTGGGGTATTTGCTTGAGGCAGTCTTGCTCCTCGTTCCTTCGGTCAAATCGGACGGAATCACTAGAAGCATGCATCAACTCGACTCTAGAGAGATATCAACTGCGTGCGAGAGTCACGTCTTCACTGTGCACTGACTATCAACCAGAGACGATATTAGACAACGGCGACTACGCTTTTGCAGCGGTTTTGATCATCCTGCTCCTATTGAACTTCCTGGGAAGCGCCTACGACTTCTATCTAAGCAAATATAGCAAAGAACAAGGGACATtg CGGCACCCGTTCTGA
- the LOC141435349 gene encoding nose resistant to fluoxetine protein 6-like yields MLTRQGTSTKMKRLKCLDGFRTISTCLVLLGHCPIPGLITSDNPVFMERTYSKLPFHILYNGTLIVQSFFIISGLLTMYSTLVGGNNFSWKLLPPGILNRWLRLTPPYAMVMFFVMTLGRHMGDGPFWKPIIETEVEDCYHAWWRHLLYIQNYFDKNQCMAHAWYLAADFQLSILGIIIACVLNGARAQKMAIGALFAVGLITPAGHVFMQNLHAILIVSPEMALNFFVNDDTFNNLYKRGHTNLSCYALGLALAFLIYNLKESDIGSHKYKKFRLFYWMLFPIELFIVLTGAIFYIPGIQIPLGVRMVYSSSIKVLFGAIICFHIFFTILKVDKTHRGVLNWAGWGILAKFTYSAYIVHICVLRTYAADNDALARMTSYKILMSYTSLLVLSFALALPLWFFVEKPVANLVKTLIFPAPPKKVEKPTSVSMVADLASSKETVEVKI; encoded by the exons ATGTTAACAAGACAGGGGACTTCTACGAAGATGAAGCGGCTTAAATGCCTGGACGGTTTCAG AACGATCAGCACATGCCTCGTGCTGCTGGGCCACTGTCCAATTCCTGGCCTCATCACCTCGGATAATCCGGTATTCATGGAAAGG ACATATTCCAAACTGCCATTCCACATACTGTACAACGGCACGTTGATCGTGCAGTCGTTTTTCATAATTTCGGGGTTGCTGACGATGTACTCCACACTTGTGGGAGGCAACAACTTTTCCTGGAAGTTACTGCCCCCAGGCATTCTGAACAGATGGTTAAG GTTGACCCCCCCGTACGCGATGGTGATGTTTTTCGTGATGACATTAGGAAGACACATGGGAGATGGACCATTTTGGAAG ccAATCATAGAGACTGAGGTAGAAGACTGCTACCATGCGTGGTGGCGACATCTGTTGTACATCCAAAACTATTTTGACAAAAATCAGTGCATGGCTCACGCCTG GTACCTGGCAGCAGATTTCCAGCTCAGCATCCTAGGGATAATAATCGCGTGCGTGCTGAACGGTGCGCGTGCACAGAAGATGGCTATCGGTGCCCTGTTTGCTGTCGGCCTGATCACTCCCGCCGGGCACGTGTTCATGCAGAATCTACACGCCATCCTCATTGTGTCGCCAGA GATGGCGCTAAACTTCTTTGTAAACGACGATACGTTTAATAACCTGTACAAGCGGGGGCATACCAACCTGTCGTGCTACGCGCTTGGACTTGCACTGGCTTTCCTTATCTACAACCTCAaggagagtgacataggctcgCATAAATACAAA AAATTCcgtttattctactggatgctATTTCCGATAGAACTGTTTATCGTCCTGACTGGAGCCATCTTCTACATCCCAGGCATCCAGATCCCTCTGGGGGTCCGCATGGTATACTCCAGCTCCATCAAAGTGCTGTTTGGTGCCATAATTTGCTTCCACATCTTCTTCACCATTCTTAAAGTTGACA AGACCCACCGCGGTGTACTAAACTGGGCAGGATGGGGTATCCTTGCCAAATTCACGTACAGCGCTTACATCGTCCATATCTGCGTACTTCGGACATACGCCGCCGACAACGACGCACTAGCACGCATGACCTCCTACAAAATC CTCATGAGTTACACATCGTTGCTCGTCCTTTCGTTCGCCTTAGCATTGCCGCTCTGGTTCTTTGTAGAGAAGCCCGTCGCCAACTTAGTGAAGACGTTAATTTTTCCTGCGCCGCCAAAGAAGGTTGAGAAACCCACGTCTGTGAGCATGGTGGCGGACCTCGCGTCCTCCAAGGAGACCGTTGAAGTCAAGATATAA